The sequence below is a genomic window from Cucumis melo cultivar AY chromosome 5, USDA_Cmelo_AY_1.0, whole genome shotgun sequence.
CCAAGGGACCGTCCTTGATGTCGATAAGCATGCTATTATGCATCGAGTTCAAATTCATGCTCGTGACCTTCGGATTCTTGATCCTTTGCTTTCTTATCCCTCCACGATTTTGGGGCGTGAGAGGGCCATTGTTCTTAATCTCGAGGTCTGAATTTTATCGGAGTATTTGCTGCTCTGTCCTTTTCAagtatctttttctttcatcaATTGTTCTAAATCTGtctttttttgttcttgtttgCATATGGGTACTGCAGCACATAAAGGCGATCATTACTGCTGATGAggtaactttatttatttattttcttctttattattaCTCTCTCAAATTGGTCTTGCTTTCATGCTTGAAAGGGATATTTTCATCTTAATGCATAGAGGAACGAACTTTATATGATGGTTAATTAAGGGAGGAGAGgactttctttcttcttcactcATTAACTGTCTATGCTCTTCTTGTTTGCCTGCTGTTTATTAATATTGGTCAACATGAATCTTACAGCCAGTTTTGATTGTTAATTGACGGGGTAACGGTAATATGTCTGTTTAAGTTGACTAACGTGTTGATGTCCTGCTTATTTGTATCTTAGAAAGATATCCTATGGGGGGTTTCATTAATTTGACTTGTGACAATAGGATCATCAATTGGTGTTGATTTACCCGTAGACCAATTACTTAAGTTTATAGATTAGGTGAACATTAGTTGACTTTAATATCAAGGTGATATAAATGGGATGTAATGAAAGAGTGATATTGTTGCAGTATGAGTTTGAGACTAATTGCTCTTATACTatgttgaaattaaattttaaacgGATAGGTTATggtaaattttatattattctcTCAACCCACCAagtaaattagtttagtttcCTTTTCACTgggattttgtttttgttttcatctttaaaaataagtacatggaaactaattacatgcatattttatttgtttaccTTTTCACTTTATAGGATCACACAAACGAAAATGTGTTTCTAAAAACTACTATCTTTTTCACCTTTGTTTGAgtagaaattaaaaaatgtaaattataGATACAATACAATACAAAACAAAGTAATATGTTAATAGATTTGTTGTTGTTGGAAAATAGAATCCAAACTATTATCCAACAACTCCCTTTAAGCTCtgtaataataaaaagaaaaacgacTCTATTAATTCATTGTCATGGATAGGTTTTGCTAAGAGATCCGACAGATGAACATATCATCCCTGTGGTTGAGGAGCTTCAGAGGCGACTGCCTCTTTCTAATGGCTTCCAGTTTCAAGTTCAAGGAGATGGTAAAGAGTATCAGAGTGGCCAACAAGATGGTGAAGCTGAAGAAGATGGTAAGCATTTTTCCTCAGCCACTTGCAATGTGTTCTTAACTCATAACATTTTCAAAAGAGACATGAATTATATTTTACATATTCCAATGCGTTTCCTCTTTCCTCTTTTGAATATGGCACACTAAAGTTTACGTAATTCGttttttgatttgtttttaCCTTGTTGATATATTAATAATCTTAAGAGCGTGCATTCCAGACTCGCCATTTGAATTTCGTGCCCTTGAGGTAGCATTGGAAGCTATATGTAGTTTTCTTGCTGCACGGACAACTGAACTGGAGACTGCTGCTTATCCTGCCTTGGATGAGCTTACTGCCAAGGTGAATAATTATTTTCTCATCTCATTTTGGTATCTCTTACAGCTTCTATGTTTTGGTTTTCCTCTCGGCTACAGCTTTTGAAATGCACAAACTTTCTGATAATTCCATGAGATCATATTGTTAAGTTATGGAATCCATCTGGTAACTATATCATCTGATATTTACATATTCCTATGACTATACGATTTGTGGATACCATCTAATCACATTTCACTGTAAATTATCTTTCATTTGAGTCACCGTACTCCTGTATGTTCTTTGCTTTCTATGTTAAATACTATAAATCATTTCTGATTGTTTGTTTACTATTGAACACTAATAAATAGGAAGAGGATTGTTTAATTAGGAGTAAGAGGATGAGAttgaaaattaagaaattagggACTGGAATGTAATGTTGATCTCAAAATATGCCTGCCTTGAACACTTCTAACCCTCCCTATTTATAAGACTCCAGGGGACACTAAAAAACGTATCTCACATTCCAACAATTTTACCAGCAACTGACTAATATGGCCCAAGTGACCTTCCTAGTTTCTACCATAATCCTTTCACTACAAAACGACGTATCTATTTGTTCTGTTTTTGCTGTATGACCTCATGCCTTATTCGTCCTTTTtgctttgtttttctttgagtCTGTAGATTAGTTCCCGCAACTTGGACAGAGTTCGTAAGTTGAAGAGTGCAATGACCAGGTTGACTGCGAGGGTTCAAAAGGTACGTGCAACTTTTCACATATCACACGGTGTAGAAACTTTTGTCCAATCTATTTGGAAAAAGCAGATTGCTGCATTATAGAATATCATTTGTCTCATTTCCTATGATTTTATCATGAActtgaataaaattgaattggTTAGAGTGGAGAATATCTTGACACCCTTTCATAATCTCTTTTTCCCTTAATTATTCAAGTTTTCCTCCCCATTGGATTTCTTTGTCTAATGATATTTATAATCACTTTCAGCAATTGTTATGATACGCATAGTTATAACTTTTTGATTTGTGGCTCCAATCTTTCCTTTCAATACAGGTAAGAGATGAGCTCGAACAATTACTGGACGACGACGATGATATGGCAGACCTTTACTTGTCAAGAAAGATGAGCTCATCTTCTCCTGTAAGTGGTTCTGGTCCTGCCAATTGGTTTCCCGCCTCTCCTACCATTGGTTCAAAGATCTCGAGAGCAAGCAGAGCAAGTGTTGCAACTGTACGTGGGGACGAGGATGACATCGAGGAACTTGAAATGCTGCTGGAGGTAATAATACATATAGTTTCTGGTTTTTCAATTTTCATGAAGGTTTATAATGGAGGTTTCTTTGTTGCAGGCTTACTTTATGCAAATTGATGGTACATTGAACAAATTAACTACAGTAAGTTCACCTGTTCCCTGCTTATCTAATTTATGAAAAGAGCTACTTGAACAAAATGTAAGGAGTTCCGTAATACTTTGCTATATTAATAGTGTGTGTGACAGGAAGAGATTTCTTAATGACTTGGGATTAATTTAtgctaaaaacaaaaattttgtCATCGCTGAGAAGGGGTTTtagattaatatttttttaaaatttttgttggaTCAGATTGAAACACACCCTTAACTTCTGCTTATCACATTTATTATTCACTCACGATCATCTTACTCTACCTCTTTATCTGGTTTTTTAATCCATAAACTATATGAAGAACATCTTACTGGCCTAATTTTCCGGTAAAATATTACTATGTTTGGACTAATAACCTCTTACAAAGTACGATTGTCTTTAATCCAAGGGCATATTTGGTCATGTTTTATTCTAATTTATgatttttagttgttttaaataatttacAGCTGCGAGAATATATTGATGACACAGAAGATTATATTAATATCCAGGTAACAAAAAACGCAAGATTCTGACTACTGATGCATGATGGAttacctttctttctttttgacttGAAATTTTCATCGGTTTTACAGCTTGACAATCACCGAAATCAACTCATTCAGGTTCCCTTCCATATATCGATGAGATTTTCTTTGCTTCCCAGATTCTTGTTTATTAAAAGTTCTTAAATTTTGCTGGCTCTCTCGATCTGCAGTTGGAGCTCTTTTTAAGTTCTGGTACTGTTTGTTTGTCTATCTATTCTTTGGTGAGTGCAATATTCGGCATGAACATTCCTTACACTTGGAATGACGATCATGGATACATGTTTAAATGGGTATGCTAAAGGACTCGACTTTGATTTCTGACTTGAAATGCAGGAAACTGAGACTCCGATCTAGTGCTTACAACAATCATCTTGTTTTCATTATGTGCAGGTTGTCATTGTTGCTGGATTTGCTTCCGCGGTGTTGTTCATCACAATTATTTACTATGCTCGCTACAAAGGTTTGGTGGGATCTTGATCTTCTTTCATTCAAATGATGAAATCCTTTTCCAATGGAAACCGTTAGTTGAACTGTGACAGAcaatgaaggaaaaaaagaacgggaagaaaaatagaaaggAAGTGCATTGCTGATGAGTTTAGGAGTGATATACATACCTGACTATACTTACAATTTCAGTTTCTGTGGGATTTTAGGATTGAAAAGAgggaaagaaggaaagaaaaaaaaaaaaaaaaggaaaaaattaaagaaaataaatttctttttaggACCTGTTTGATTTTATGGCTGATTATTATTAGGTACCATATGAAATCAAAGATCAGCAGGTCGTTCAAGGTTCATCTCATATTTGATTAGCTTCTGGCTCTATGCATAATTGTATAAACATCATATAGAAAggaattttcatatttatttggaacagtagtttttaaaaaaaggttTTCTTATTTGGAGCATTTTGTTATGATTGGTTTACTGTCTTACTGGCTTTCTGATTAGTTTTAATGAGACCTAAAAGATGAATACAATTTCTAgaggtttttattttttacatagAAGCACTTATTTAAACAAACTTATTCAAAACACTTTGGACATTTGGAACGAGTACTATGTAAGACTATAATAATTGCTTCTTGTACCGTAAATACTATTTAAAGTCTTTAATTGGATAGAGtaaacattatttaaaaacGTGTTTATTATTTACTTCTCAAGACAACATAATTACATCTCTAGTACGTATTATTATAGtacaaactaaaataatttacacttcaaaaataatttattatatcaACCATAATAACCTAAAAGTATAAAACTCATTTCTTGCACCAAACAGGAATTATATGAGATTATTATAATCATCTCTTtgctactattattattttgtaactCCTCATTAATTATTGTCAACAAGATTTCAAAATCTCACATTTGCTATGATTTTTACtatcttatatttatcatttcttttattatttgtttcaaTGTTTTACATATATAAGGgacatttattttaataatgtattttttaaaaatattgtaaaaaatagggTAGAAGGCAAGACAAAAATAGAACAATTTGGACAAAATCGTGAGCTTCGAAGTCGTAGAGGGGTCCATGACTACCACCGCGAGCTTGGAAGTCGTAGGGTACACGATTTTGCTTGAAAGATTTTGCTTGGAAGTCGTAGACGGGTCCATGACTACCGTTTTCTTTTCAcccattatttaatatatatatatatatttaatatagtATGGACTCCACACctttttaacatatttaatatatatataattttaatatttaatatattgtgGACTCTATACCTTatttttaagataattaatatatatatatataataattaatatatattaaatattcaaatattcacatctcaattttaaaaaatatctttcttatcaaatattttttcaaattccaattttcaatttttaaaaataaattttttcattaattatctttccaaattttaaatagcaaccttcaatttttttttaaaaaatatatattaacaaaatatgttattaaatatttaaatctcctaatttaaattttaaaaaatatcttttcttattaaatatttcaaaattctaattttcaatttaaaaaatggtctttccaatattcaaattccaatatctataaattcttatatattttcgatctctaaatatatttttgaaaattgaaatttgaacctttaaatatttaaatatttaataacatattttgttaatatatatctttttttaaaaaattgaagattggtatttgaaaattggaaagatattaaataagaaaatgtatttttaaaagttgaaaattggaatttgaaaaaatatttagtaagaaagatattttttaaaattgaaatttgaatatttaatatatatatatatatatatatatattacttattaaaaatatatatatgtattaattagtatatatatatatatatatatatattaattatcttaaatatAAAATGTAGGATCcacaatatattaaatattaaatttatatatatatatattaaatatgttAAAAGGCGTGGAATCAacattatattaaatattaatatatattttaacgaATGGGAGAAAAGAAAACTGTGGGGTCCACGCATTGAAGTCGTGGACTCTGTCTACGACTTTCGTGTACACGATTTTGCCCAAATtgctctatttttgtcaatagtttgccttcaatcttatttttgacaatattttcgaaaaatacattatttaaaaaaaagattcatACATAAGTTATGTTATTTTTTGCTACAAtgtttattatttcttttacaaactaaaatattttacaTCTCAAAGACATATTAACAtaacttaaattaaaataatgtaCATTCTAAACACAAATTATCATAATACAACTATAGTTCCCAAATTCTTGCTCCCAAATATGCTCTAGGATgtatttaaaatgaattttagaaaataggaaaaggaaaaatagtttttaaagtatatttaaaataattcttataaaaaatatttaaataaaaatgtgtcttgaaaaacatttttttatctGATCAACCTAAACAAGATTTTAGTTTGGTGGATAGCTTCTTGTGAGAAATTATTCTCCATTTTCATGTAAGGGTATCAATTCTATTGCTTTCGTTATCGGTGATTTGAAGATATTTCGAGATAttgcaaaaaaaataaaataaataaataaaaaaaataaaattaaaattgtttataaaatataataaaatctattGAATTTGGTGTAACTTTTCAct
It includes:
- the LOC103502865 gene encoding magnesium transporter MRS2-2-like, which encodes MARDGHVVPVDPQTALTVKKKKQSSRNWILLDCTGQGTVLDVDKHAIMHRVQIHARDLRILDPLLSYPSTILGRERAIVLNLEHIKAIITADEVLLRDPTDEHIIPVVEELQRRLPLSNGFQFQVQGDGKEYQSGQQDGEAEEDDSPFEFRALEVALEAICSFLAARTTELETAAYPALDELTAKISSRNLDRVRKLKSAMTRLTARVQKVRDELEQLLDDDDDMADLYLSRKMSSSSPVSGSGPANWFPASPTIGSKISRASRASVATVRGDEDDIEELEMLLEAYFMQIDGTLNKLTTLREYIDDTEDYINIQLDNHRNQLIQLELFLSSGTVCLSIYSLVSAIFGMNIPYTWNDDHGYMFKWVVIVAGFASAVLFITIIYYARYKGLVGS